The Rhododendron vialii isolate Sample 1 chromosome 8a, ASM3025357v1 genome has a window encoding:
- the LOC131335265 gene encoding uncharacterized protein LOC131335265, protein MALQSPVRLQATNCMPTASVLLSPTGSNAGLCRPSDRFAPPRPCWQSPRVSAAPRISMRLASKQSYICRDCGYIYSDRTPFEKLSDNYFCPVCGAPKRRFREYTPAVSKNANATDVRKARKAELQRDEAIGKALPIAIVIGAAALAVLYFYLNSTF, encoded by the exons ATGGCACTTCAGTCACCCGTAAGGCTTCAAGCCACAAACTGTATGCCAACAGCTTCCGTGTTGTTATCCCCTACAGGCAGCAATGCCGGGTTGTGCCGCCCTTCGGATCGTTTCGCTCCTCCTCGTCCTTGTTGGCAGTCGCCTCGGGTTTCTGCTGCACCCAGGATTTCCATGCGCCTAGCTTCAAAGCAATCCTATATTTGCCGTGACTGCGG GTATATATACAGTGACAGAACACCCTTTGAGAAGCTATCTGATAACTACTTCTGCCCAG TCTGTGGAGCTCCGAAAAGAAGATTCAGGGAGTACACACCTGCTGTATCCAAGAATGCTAATGCCACCGACGTCCGGAAGGCCCGGAAAGCTGAGCTCCAGAGAGATGAAGCTATAGG GAAAGCGTTGCCAATTGCAATTGTGATTGGGGCTGCTGCTCTTGCTGTGTTGTACTTCTACCTCAACAGTACCTTCTGA
- the LOC131335264 gene encoding chromophore lyase CRL, chloroplastic-like isoform X2, with protein MGTGSGSGSESNENGWGGAGPGVVLKTLVVIGGAILLRRLTKSNTRWDHTHVVSRSLTGQKYSKEQAARDPDNYFNLRWLSCPAAEMVDGSEILYFEKAFWRTPHKPFRQRFFMVKPCPNEMKCDVELSTYAIRDAEEYKNFCDRPKDQRSQPEEVIGDVAEHLTTIYLKRCERGKRCLYEGSTPPDGFPNTWNGATYCTSELSVLKNNEIHSWDRGYDDDGNQVWGVNGAPYEFKPAPASSFVDMFPLNFPPQSMEKRIGGSFVLRE; from the exons ATGGGTACAGGCTCGGGTTCGGGCTCGGAGTCGAACGAGAATGGGTGGGGCGGAGCAGGTCCGGGAGTGGTGTTGAAGACGCTGGTGGTGATTGGTGGGGCAATCTTGCTCAGGCGTCTCACCAAGTCCAACACTCGTTGGGACCATACCCACGTCGTCTCTCGCTCTCTCACCGGCCAGaag TACTCGAAAGAGCAAGCAGCTAGAGACCCTGATAATTACTTCAATTTAAG ATGGCTTTCATGTCCAGCTGCAGAGATGGTGGATGGTTCGGAGATtctatattttgaaaaa GCCTTCTGGAGGACTCCTCATAAGCCCTTTCGTCAG AGATTTTTCATGGTGAAGCCTTGTCCAAATGAGATGAAATGTGATGTTGAG TTAAGTACCTATGCCATCAGAGATGCAGAAGAGTACAAGAACTTCTGTGATCGCCCAAAGGACCAGCGATCACAGCCAGAAGAAGTTATTGGG GATGTTGCAGAACATTTGACAACTATCTATCTCAAACGTTGTGAACGTGGCAAACGCTGCTTATATGAAGGTTCAACTCCACCAGACGGATTTCCTAATACTTGG AATGGTGCAACATACTGCACCTCTGAACTTTCAGTCCTGAAGAATAATGAGATACACTCATGGGATAGGGGCTACGATGATGATGGAAACCAA GTTTGGGGAGTTAACGGAGCTCCTTACGAATTTAAGCCTGCACCTGCTTCAAGTTTTGTTGACATGTTTCCTCTAAATTTTCCTCCTCAGTCCATGGAGAAAAGGATAGGGGGTTCATTTGTTCTCCGAGAATGA
- the LOC131335264 gene encoding chromophore lyase CRL, chloroplastic-like isoform X1, which produces MGTGSGSGSESNENGWGGAGPGVVLKTLVVIGGAILLRRLTKSNTRWDHTHVVSRSLTGQKYSKEQAARDPDNYFNLRPSGGLLISPFVRYTTILATHPTYLHTFVFLFLCMCLRKQRRFFMVKPCPNEMKCDVELSTYAIRDAEEYKNFCDRPKDQRSQPEEVIGDVAEHLTTIYLKRCERGKRCLYEGSTPPDGFPNTWNGATYCTSELSVLKNNEIHSWDRGYDDDGNQVWGVNGAPYEFKPAPASSFVDMFPLNFPPQSMEKRIGGSFVLRE; this is translated from the exons ATGGGTACAGGCTCGGGTTCGGGCTCGGAGTCGAACGAGAATGGGTGGGGCGGAGCAGGTCCGGGAGTGGTGTTGAAGACGCTGGTGGTGATTGGTGGGGCAATCTTGCTCAGGCGTCTCACCAAGTCCAACACTCGTTGGGACCATACCCACGTCGTCTCTCGCTCTCTCACCGGCCAGaag TACTCGAAAGAGCAAGCAGCTAGAGACCCTGATAATTACTTCAATTTAAG GCCTTCTGGAGGACTCCTCATAAGCCCTTTCGTCAGGTATACCACTATCCTTGCTACCCATCCAACCTACCTACACACATTTGTCTTCTTGTTTTTATGCATGTGTTTGAGGAAGCAAAGG AGATTTTTCATGGTGAAGCCTTGTCCAAATGAGATGAAATGTGATGTTGAG TTAAGTACCTATGCCATCAGAGATGCAGAAGAGTACAAGAACTTCTGTGATCGCCCAAAGGACCAGCGATCACAGCCAGAAGAAGTTATTGGG GATGTTGCAGAACATTTGACAACTATCTATCTCAAACGTTGTGAACGTGGCAAACGCTGCTTATATGAAGGTTCAACTCCACCAGACGGATTTCCTAATACTTGG AATGGTGCAACATACTGCACCTCTGAACTTTCAGTCCTGAAGAATAATGAGATACACTCATGGGATAGGGGCTACGATGATGATGGAAACCAA GTTTGGGGAGTTAACGGAGCTCCTTACGAATTTAAGCCTGCACCTGCTTCAAGTTTTGTTGACATGTTTCCTCTAAATTTTCCTCCTCAGTCCATGGAGAAAAGGATAGGGGGTTCATTTGTTCTCCGAGAATGA
- the LOC131335267 gene encoding uncharacterized protein At4g14100-like, with product MASTPIINNPISLSLLTLLLLLSLSSLSFSSTPTTPTPWPHQFHSLLFMNRSGTLQALDLWYDWPNGRNFNIIQNQLGTLTYDLEWNNGTSFVYTLDSSRECRVLALEVGILRPDWLDGANYLGQRYMDGFLCNVWEKVEFIWYYEDVISKRPVFWVFYSGYSAHVMTFEVGRVLEDARWQAPVYCFEETGEKKSPLIEYVVNVGLHGRLMRGVMNTTSSL from the exons ATGGCCTCCACCCCTATCATTAACAAccccatctccctctctctcctcaccctcctcctcctcctctctctctcctccctctctttctcatcAACCCCCACAACCCCAACCCCATGGCCCCACCAATTCCACTCGCTCCTCTTCATGAACCGCAGCGGGACCCTCCAAGCGCTCGACCTCTGGTACGACTGGCCCAACGGCCGCAACTTCAACATCATCCAGAACCAGCTTGGAACGCTCACCTACGACCTCGAGTGGAACAACGGCACTTCGTTTGTGTACACCCTGGACTCGAGCCGGGAGTGCCGTGTGCTGGCCCTCGAGGTCGGTATCCTCCGGCCCGATTGGCTCGACGGCGCGAATTACCTCGGGCAGCGGTACATGGACGGGTTTCTGTGCAATGTTTGGGAGAAGGTTGAGTTTATTTGGTACTATGAGGATGTGATTTCTAAACGGCctgttttttgggttttctatTCAG GATATTCTGCACATGTGATGACATTTGAGGTAGGAAGAGTGCTTGAAGATGCAAGGTGGCAAGCCCCCGTATATTGTTTTGAGGAGACCGGGGAGAAGAAGAGTCCACTTATTGAATATGTGGTTAATGTCGGTCTTCATGGTCGCTTGATGAGAGGCGTGATGAATACTACTAGTAGTCTTTGA